AATCTCAACTCTATTACTACTCAAATAGAAATAAAAAAGCTCAGGAAATATCACCGGGAGTATACGGCTTAAGCAATCATCTCTTAGATACTCCTTGGCCAAAGGTTGAGAAAAGCAAAAAAGCCTTTACATACCTTCTCTCTAAAAAAGAAAAAATCTCTCCAGAATCAATTTTTAAAATTTTGGCAGATACCACAAAGCCGGATGATAAAAGCCTTCCCAATACGGGTGTTGGTTTAGAGCGAGAAAGAATACTTTCACCAATTTTTATCTCATCCCCTGATTACGGAACGCGCTCCTCCACCATCTTGCTTATTGATGAGGAGAATCATGTTACCTTTATTGAAAAGGTTTTTGATTCTAAGTCTAATCAGCCAAAAACAAAAAAATATGAATTCGGAATTCATAATAAAAGCTTTTGAATGCTGTTCCAGCCCTATACATTTGACAAAAAGAATGAAAAGAAATCAAAGCAAAGTGTGGATTTTTGGGTCTTTCTATATTAAAATTGAAACTCGGTCATAAAGAGAGCCTAACACTCAAAGAAATTGTGCACCAGCGGTTAAGTGA
The genomic region above belongs to Nitrospinota bacterium and contains:
- a CDS encoding NRDE family protein, whose product is MCLILFSYKTHSNYRLILAANRDEFYDRPTAPAAFWDDAPDLLGGRDLRHGGTWLGITKSGRIALVSDFRDPAAKKKDAPSRGLLVSNFLKGQEKPIDYLKKITHKACQYNGFNLILGDKSQLYYYSNRNKKAQEISPGVYGLSNHLLDTPWPKVEKSKKAFTYLLSKKEKISPESIFKILADTTKPDDKSLPNTGVGLERERILSPIFISSPDYGTRSSTILLIDEENHVTFIEKVFDSKSNQPKTKKYEFGIHNKSF